A stretch of the Archangium violaceum genome encodes the following:
- a CDS encoding phytanoyl-CoA dioxygenase family protein produces the protein MVKLSNAQVERFIEDGFVRLDHAFPRALADEGRALLWRDTGCDPEDPATWTRPVVRLGEYGQEPFRLAVNTPRLHAAFDRLVGPGRWHPRFSLGTFPVRFPSPEPPGDDGWHVDASFPGEDPTSYLSWRVNVASRGRALLMLFLFSDVGEDDAPTRIRVGSHLQVARLLEPEGEAGLSAMELAGKLNTTEACPLALATGEAGTVYLCHPFLVHAAQPHRGTRPRFLAQPPLLLARPFNVQGDDGAGSPVELAIRRGLGH, from the coding sequence ATGGTGAAACTCTCGAATGCCCAGGTGGAGCGATTCATCGAGGACGGCTTCGTCCGCCTCGACCACGCCTTTCCGCGAGCGCTGGCGGACGAGGGCCGCGCGCTCCTCTGGCGTGACACGGGCTGCGACCCGGAGGATCCGGCGACATGGACCCGGCCCGTCGTCCGGCTGGGAGAGTACGGGCAGGAGCCCTTCCGGCTCGCGGTGAATACGCCCCGGCTCCATGCCGCCTTCGATCGGCTGGTGGGCCCCGGGCGTTGGCATCCCCGCTTCAGCCTTGGCACCTTCCCCGTCCGCTTCCCAAGCCCGGAGCCGCCGGGTGACGACGGCTGGCATGTCGACGCCAGCTTTCCGGGAGAAGACCCGACGTCCTACCTGTCCTGGCGGGTGAACGTGGCCTCGCGGGGCCGGGCCTTGCTGATGCTCTTCCTCTTCTCCGACGTGGGCGAGGACGATGCGCCCACGCGCATCCGCGTCGGCTCGCACCTGCAGGTGGCCCGGCTGCTGGAGCCCGAAGGCGAGGCGGGCCTGTCGGCCATGGAGCTGGCCGGGAAGCTGAACACCACCGAGGCGTGCCCCCTTGCGCTCGCCACGGGTGAGGCGGGCACCGTCTACCTCTGCCACCCCTTCCTGGTGCATGCCGCTCAGCCGCACCGGGGAACACGGCCACGCTTCCTGGCCCAGCCGCCGCTGCTTCTCGCGCGGCCGTTCAACGTCCAGGGGGACGATGGAGCCGGGTCACCCGTGGAACTCGCCATCCGGCGCGGGTTGGGGCACTGA
- a CDS encoding creatininase family protein, which translates to MSDQRWRAGYKALPRASNPAERRLERLTWPELERLLASGVRTAVLPLGAFEQHGPHLPFATDTWIADALAERFCARVEEAIACPAVPFGCSTEHMAFPGTLSLSTATLSAVLSDLLASCGRHGFERVFLFSAHGGNHGPLAECMDALRAACAPMKLIVFTENARLTRVLLGASKAHGVERECSGAHAGEFETSIIRGLRPDAVRLDRLEPGFVEPTERFSKLFYPSLRENAPNGTVGDPRPSEPERAERYLEAWVDVLIDAYRAAI; encoded by the coding sequence ATGTCCGACCAGAGATGGCGTGCCGGGTACAAGGCGCTTCCGCGTGCATCGAATCCCGCCGAACGGCGCCTGGAGCGGCTCACCTGGCCCGAGCTCGAGCGGCTCCTCGCGAGCGGTGTTCGTACGGCCGTCCTTCCCCTCGGCGCCTTCGAGCAGCATGGTCCCCATCTGCCGTTCGCGACCGATACATGGATCGCCGACGCGCTCGCCGAGCGTTTCTGTGCACGCGTCGAGGAGGCGATCGCCTGTCCGGCCGTCCCGTTCGGATGTTCGACGGAACATATGGCGTTCCCAGGCACGCTCAGCCTGAGCACGGCCACGTTGAGCGCGGTCCTCTCGGACCTGCTCGCCTCCTGCGGACGGCATGGGTTCGAGCGGGTGTTTCTGTTCTCGGCCCATGGAGGGAACCATGGCCCCCTCGCGGAGTGCATGGACGCGCTGCGTGCCGCGTGCGCCCCCATGAAGCTCATCGTCTTCACGGAGAATGCTCGGCTGACGCGTGTCCTGCTGGGGGCGAGCAAGGCGCACGGAGTGGAGCGGGAGTGCTCGGGAGCCCATGCCGGCGAATTCGAGACGTCCATCATTCGCGGCCTGAGGCCAGACGCCGTGCGCCTGGACCGGCTGGAGCCAGGCTTCGTGGAGCCGACCGAGCGGTTCAGCAAACTCTTCTATCCGAGTCTCCGTGAGAACGCTCCGAATGGCACCGTCGGCGATCCCCGCCCGTCGGAGCCGGAGCGCGCGGAGCGTTACCTGGAAGCCTGGGTCGATGTGCTCATCGACGCGTACCGCGCGGCGATATAA
- a CDS encoding alpha/beta fold hydrolase, whose product MSDITHRTIKTNGIHLHIAEAGEGPLVLLLHGWPESWYSWRHQLPALAAAGYHAVAPDVRGYGRSDKPHAIEAYSMKNMLADYVGLLDALGEKTAVVVGHDWGAPMAWDSAALHPDRYRAVVGMSVPYLGRSHIPPTQQFKAMYGDRWYYVLYFQEPGVAEAEFEADIPKTMRTILTGVPGFDTMAEAVRAKKKGDKFLTGLDTPETLPAWLTEDDLAYFAKEFAGSGFRGGLNRYRNMDRDWEELPELATVRIEQPALFITGEKDPVRAMAPVDLMKSLVPNLKEVLVIPGAGHWIQQERAAEVNAALLAFLKDLPAQH is encoded by the coding sequence ATGTCTGACATCACACACCGCACCATCAAGACGAACGGCATCCACCTCCACATCGCCGAGGCCGGCGAAGGCCCGCTCGTGCTGCTCCTCCACGGCTGGCCGGAGTCCTGGTATTCCTGGCGCCACCAGCTCCCAGCGCTCGCGGCCGCCGGCTACCACGCCGTCGCTCCCGATGTTCGCGGCTACGGCCGCAGCGACAAGCCGCATGCGATCGAGGCGTACAGCATGAAGAACATGCTCGCCGATTATGTCGGCCTGCTCGATGCCCTCGGGGAGAAGACCGCCGTCGTTGTTGGCCACGATTGGGGCGCGCCAATGGCCTGGGACAGCGCCGCGCTCCACCCGGATCGATACCGTGCTGTCGTCGGCATGAGCGTTCCGTACCTCGGCCGCTCGCACATACCGCCGACGCAGCAATTCAAGGCCATGTACGGAGATAGGTGGTACTACGTCCTCTACTTCCAGGAGCCCGGCGTCGCGGAGGCGGAGTTCGAAGCGGACATTCCGAAGACGATGCGCACGATCCTCACCGGCGTCCCCGGCTTCGATACGATGGCCGAGGCCGTGCGGGCCAAGAAGAAGGGCGACAAGTTCCTCACGGGCCTCGACACCCCCGAAACGCTCCCCGCCTGGCTCACCGAAGACGACCTCGCGTATTTCGCGAAGGAGTTCGCGGGCAGCGGCTTTCGTGGAGGGCTCAACCGTTATCGCAACATGGACCGGGACTGGGAGGAGTTGCCCGAGCTCGCAACGGTCAGAATCGAGCAGCCCGCTCTCTTCATCACTGGAGAAAAGGACCCGGTCCGCGCGATGGCCCCGGTCGATCTCATGAAGTCCCTGGTGCCCAACCTCAAGGAGGTGCTCGTCATCCCTGGCGCTGGTCACTGGATCCAGCAAGAGCGCGCAGCCGAGGTCAACGCGGCGCTGCTGGCCTTCCTGAAGGATCTGCCCGCTCAGCACTGA